One window of Chloroflexus aggregans DSM 9485 genomic DNA carries:
- a CDS encoding flippase activity-associated protein Agl23 yields MSQAVHRRWVPTVEQLVYAGIAVLAIISRLWALGDRALHHDETLHAAYSWYLMSGRGYMHDPLLHGPLLYHLGAFFFFLFGDNDTTARLSAALFSIALTLSPILLRPVIGRTAAILASLYLLISPVALYVGRFFRHDIYSVLFELLVFVAIVRSAADPRPRWLYLGVTALALMLTNQETTYLYILIIAVPLVAIFCWQVYRPGLALIAGLGVALVLLIFVLPGTAVVDGAHHARRDANGAIIVERPGPMFGWPPLEMEDNGYALLVRNRSDTDGGRTVWENAVRYLADIGRFVWHPAVIGALIVLTGVVSLLIWQIWFRRDASGRTRWEQALARGEPAALLADSLRHHRRWQVALAIAATIYTLLFTAMFTNVLGLISGVAGSLLYWLAQHNVQRGSQPAHYYAVILAIYEPLLIVGAAVGLPLVIQAVRRRWPEALTVGLIGWWSVAAFGIYTWAGEKMPWLTIHITLPLTLLSAWALAKVVAVAQLQTVLWQERWMTQILPTTATPTALADNEVAGSGDVASPPGGGWRWIEDWQLGALGLPKGSVWSFGLLCGLIIGLGYLLLSITIAAGPASPIQPWMALLFVVILLTLLVVGSGLRWGWRIAAAITAIWLAAFIGVYTVRGSVRLAYQTGDVAREMMVYTQTSPDVMRVVRRLEEAAMRRGGGTRLPVLYDNETVWRWYFRDWPGAVYLPDGRLNGPPSEDIQAVFLLQENLDRYPENRAYLEGFVIQRYPLRWWFPEDQVYRLNGGSLLDRLLQNPFAYDTMAQMWNYLMFRQPPAGLGSTDFIIAVRPELARQIGIGLGGSLRMSGP; encoded by the coding sequence ATGTCTCAAGCCGTTCATCGGCGCTGGGTACCAACGGTTGAACAGCTTGTTTATGCCGGTATTGCCGTGCTGGCGATTATTAGTCGGCTGTGGGCGCTGGGTGACCGTGCCCTGCACCACGATGAAACGCTCCACGCCGCGTATTCGTGGTATTTGATGAGTGGTCGTGGCTATATGCACGACCCGCTCTTACACGGGCCACTCCTGTATCACTTGGGTGCCTTCTTCTTTTTTCTCTTCGGTGATAACGATACTACGGCACGGCTGAGCGCTGCCCTGTTTAGTATTGCCCTCACACTAAGCCCAATTCTATTGCGCCCGGTAATCGGACGGACGGCGGCGATCCTGGCAAGCCTGTACCTGCTGATTTCGCCAGTTGCACTTTACGTCGGGCGCTTTTTTCGCCACGATATCTATTCGGTGCTGTTCGAGCTGTTGGTGTTTGTGGCGATTGTGCGCTCTGCCGCCGATCCACGCCCGCGCTGGCTCTATCTCGGTGTTACCGCGTTGGCGTTGATGCTGACGAACCAAGAGACGACGTATCTTTATATATTGATCATCGCCGTACCGTTAGTGGCGATATTTTGCTGGCAGGTCTACCGTCCGGGGTTGGCACTGATCGCCGGTTTGGGCGTGGCCTTAGTGCTCCTGATCTTTGTGTTGCCCGGCACGGCAGTCGTTGATGGTGCGCATCATGCGCGACGTGACGCTAACGGTGCGATTATCGTTGAACGACCGGGACCGATGTTTGGCTGGCCACCGCTAGAGATGGAAGATAACGGCTACGCCCTGTTGGTGCGTAACCGCAGTGATACGGATGGTGGACGGACGGTATGGGAAAACGCGGTACGCTATTTGGCCGATATTGGTCGTTTTGTATGGCATCCGGCGGTAATCGGGGCGCTGATCGTCTTGACCGGTGTGGTATCTCTCTTGATCTGGCAGATCTGGTTTCGGCGTGATGCGAGTGGGAGAACGCGGTGGGAGCAAGCACTGGCCCGTGGTGAACCGGCTGCACTATTGGCCGATAGCCTTCGTCATCATCGGCGCTGGCAGGTAGCATTGGCGATCGCCGCGACCATCTATACGTTGCTGTTTACCGCCATGTTTACCAACGTGCTGGGCCTGATTTCCGGAGTGGCCGGTTCGTTGCTCTACTGGTTGGCCCAACACAACGTGCAGCGTGGAAGCCAACCGGCACATTATTACGCGGTGATATTGGCTATTTATGAACCACTCCTCATCGTAGGGGCAGCCGTTGGGTTGCCATTGGTAATACAAGCGGTCCGCCGGCGCTGGCCGGAGGCGCTGACCGTCGGCTTGATTGGGTGGTGGTCGGTAGCGGCGTTTGGTATCTACACGTGGGCCGGCGAGAAGATGCCGTGGTTGACCATCCATATCACGCTGCCTCTGACCCTCTTGTCGGCGTGGGCGCTGGCGAAGGTGGTGGCCGTTGCACAACTACAGACAGTGTTGTGGCAAGAACGATGGATGACGCAGATACTGCCAACGACCGCAACACCGACGGCGCTGGCCGACAATGAGGTGGCCGGGTCGGGTGATGTCGCTTCTCCGCCTGGCGGTGGTTGGCGTTGGATCGAAGATTGGCAGTTGGGTGCTTTGGGTCTGCCTAAGGGATCGGTATGGAGTTTTGGTCTGCTCTGCGGCTTGATCATCGGTTTAGGTTATCTGTTGCTCTCAATTACTATTGCCGCCGGTCCGGCATCACCGATTCAACCGTGGATGGCCCTTCTCTTCGTCGTGATCTTGTTGACCCTCTTGGTCGTCGGTAGTGGATTGCGGTGGGGGTGGCGGATTGCTGCTGCGATCACGGCGATCTGGTTGGCGGCGTTTATCGGCGTGTACACAGTACGAGGCAGTGTACGGTTGGCGTATCAGACCGGTGACGTTGCCCGTGAGATGATGGTATACACTCAGACCTCGCCAGATGTGATGCGGGTCGTCCGACGGTTGGAAGAGGCAGCGATGCGGCGTGGGGGTGGCACACGTTTGCCAGTCCTGTACGACAATGAGACGGTTTGGCGTTGGTATTTTCGCGACTGGCCAGGTGCGGTGTATCTGCCGGATGGCCGCTTGAACGGTCCACCGTCTGAAGATATTCAGGCTGTGTTCTTGCTACAAGAAAATCTCGACCGTTATCCCGAAAATCGAGCGTATTTAGAGGGATTTGTCATCCAGCGCTACCCGTTGCGGTGGTGGTTCCCTGAAGATCAGGTCTACCGTCTCAATGGCGGATCGTTGCTTGATCGGTTGCTCCAGAACCCGTTTGCGTATGACACAATGGCGCAAATGTGGAACTACCTCATGTTTCGTCAACCGCCGGCAGGGTTGGGTTCAACCGATTTTATCATTGCCGTGCGACCCGAGTTGGCGCGACAGATCGGGATTGGTTTGGGTGGGTCACTGCGGATGTCGGGGCCGTAA
- the pgl gene encoding 6-phosphogluconolactonase — protein sequence MPVQRTIRVYDRAEELYQAAAALVSEQLQTAINERGRALVAFSGGSLTAYLYPLLAGTPWREQIDWPLVSVLFADERYVPFDDAENTYRATRQTLLDHVPVQAEQVFPVPTYYREPEQAAAIYHQQTAALLAAHGGKFDVVLLGIGPDGHTASLFPHHPALATPADKLAVVVRDAPKPPPVRLSLTPTAFNAARSVVFIASGESKAAAVAAALTGPGNPHAQPTRLIQPEGGSLYWLVDRAAGRLL from the coding sequence ATGCCGGTACAACGAACGATCCGCGTCTATGATAGGGCTGAGGAACTCTACCAGGCGGCGGCGGCGTTAGTGTCCGAACAGTTGCAAACAGCGATCAACGAGCGTGGACGGGCGCTCGTTGCGTTTTCTGGGGGGAGTTTGACAGCCTACCTCTATCCCTTACTGGCCGGAACGCCATGGCGCGAGCAGATCGATTGGCCGCTGGTGAGCGTACTCTTTGCCGATGAACGGTATGTGCCATTCGATGATGCCGAGAATACCTATCGGGCTACCCGCCAAACCCTGCTCGATCACGTACCGGTGCAGGCCGAGCAGGTTTTTCCGGTACCTACCTACTATCGTGAGCCTGAGCAAGCGGCAGCGATCTACCACCAGCAAACGGCAGCGCTCCTTGCTGCCCATGGCGGTAAATTTGATGTGGTCTTACTGGGAATCGGGCCTGATGGACATACTGCCTCGCTTTTTCCCCATCATCCGGCGTTAGCGACGCCAGCAGACAAATTAGCGGTCGTCGTCCGTGATGCACCAAAGCCGCCACCGGTCCGCCTCAGCTTGACACCGACAGCCTTCAATGCAGCCCGATCCGTTGTGTTTATCGCCAGCGGTGAAAGCAAAGCCGCAGCCGTTGCCGCCGCACTGACCGGGCCAGGTAATCCGCATGCGCAACCGACACGGCTGATTCAGCCGGAGGGTGGCTCACTCTATTGGTTAGTCGATCGGGCAGCAGGCAGGTTATTGTAG
- the bchL gene encoding ferredoxin:protochlorophyllide reductase (ATP-dependent) iron-sulfur ATP-binding protein: MSLILAIYGKGGIGKSTTSANLSAAMALKGAKVLQIGCDPKHDSTFPLTGHLQPTVIDVLDSVNFHLEDVSKEDVIRTGFAGVDTLESGGPPAGSGCGGYVVGETVKLLKEFGLYDKYDVIVFDVLGDVVCGGFSAPLNYADYGLIIACNDFDSIFAANRLCLAIAQKSQRHKVKLAGIIANRVDYEYGGGTSLLDQFAEKVGTKVIGRVPYHDLIRRSRLAGKTLFEMEGPGKEECTRPFEEMAEYLLAQPQATIPNPYHDRAIFEAIGGWR, translated from the coding sequence ATGTCTCTAATCCTCGCGATCTATGGCAAAGGTGGAATCGGTAAATCGACCACCTCGGCTAATCTCTCGGCGGCAATGGCGCTCAAGGGGGCGAAAGTCTTGCAGATCGGCTGTGATCCGAAGCACGATAGCACGTTCCCTCTCACCGGTCATCTCCAGCCGACCGTGATCGATGTGCTGGACAGTGTGAATTTTCACCTTGAAGATGTGAGCAAAGAGGATGTCATCCGCACCGGCTTTGCCGGCGTTGATACCCTTGAGTCGGGTGGTCCACCGGCCGGTAGTGGTTGTGGTGGCTATGTCGTAGGTGAGACGGTGAAGTTACTCAAAGAATTTGGGCTGTACGACAAATATGATGTAATTGTCTTCGACGTGCTTGGCGACGTGGTGTGCGGTGGCTTTTCAGCGCCGTTGAACTATGCCGACTACGGTCTTATCATCGCCTGCAACGATTTCGATAGCATTTTCGCCGCCAACCGGCTTTGTCTGGCAATTGCCCAGAAGTCGCAGCGCCATAAGGTGAAACTGGCCGGGATTATCGCGAACCGCGTCGATTATGAGTATGGCGGTGGGACGTCGCTCCTCGATCAGTTTGCCGAGAAGGTCGGCACGAAGGTGATTGGTCGAGTGCCGTACCACGATCTCATCCGCCGTTCGCGTCTCGCCGGGAAGACGCTGTTCGAGATGGAGGGGCCGGGCAAAGAGGAATGCACCCGTCCCTTTGAAGAAATGGCCGAGTATCTGTTGGCCCAACCCCAAGCGACCATCCCCAATCCTTATCACGACCGCGCGATTTTCGAGGCTATCGGTGGTTGGCGCTGA
- a CDS encoding aminoglycoside phosphotransferase family protein — translation MIISDFRHLNQTVSPAATELGEAWQRTLSRLGDYTAIVVRALNLRPQAATLYRQTERHVLVRLTLPTEHVVLRISPEDDLAAHVAFLRGMALEGIPGTRIIQRDLSKAAVPFAYTLESFVAGQTADTLHDDHLLHSIARQAGRALRRLHRQRMPGAGRPTVSGRWPRLSWRHVLMAIGQRLASPPTPQLIFQAEEVAVLQAIVHDRLLDCATPVLIHGNFGPQAVRCTVGGQYVHLEALEEPGWFISGDGLFDVALGMCAHLPTAWREGLYEGYCSAGVLNDSERERLQMLRLLACAWSACDRYARGLPHEADLEEAQRLMRAIIVADAKYLSAQ, via the coding sequence ATGATCATCTCTGATTTTCGTCATCTCAACCAAACTGTTTCGCCCGCGGCTACAGAGTTGGGTGAGGCGTGGCAACGCACGCTCAGTCGGTTAGGCGACTATACCGCTATTGTCGTGCGGGCACTTAACTTACGCCCACAAGCGGCAACGTTGTACCGGCAGACCGAGCGCCATGTGCTGGTGCGGTTGACGTTGCCGACGGAACACGTCGTGTTGCGCATATCGCCGGAAGACGATTTGGCAGCGCACGTCGCCTTTTTACGTGGGATGGCGTTGGAAGGTATTCCGGGCACGCGGATTATTCAGCGCGATTTGAGTAAAGCTGCGGTACCCTTCGCCTATACCCTAGAGAGCTTTGTTGCCGGACAAACGGCTGACACCCTGCACGACGATCATCTGCTGCACAGCATTGCCCGCCAAGCAGGACGAGCACTACGGCGATTGCACCGGCAACGGATGCCGGGCGCAGGTCGACCGACGGTTAGTGGGCGCTGGCCGCGGCTTAGTTGGCGGCATGTGTTGATGGCGATTGGGCAGCGGCTGGCTAGTCCGCCAACCCCGCAATTGATTTTTCAGGCGGAAGAAGTTGCTGTGTTGCAAGCGATAGTGCATGATCGGCTGCTCGATTGCGCAACACCGGTGCTCATTCATGGCAACTTTGGCCCGCAGGCGGTACGCTGTACGGTGGGTGGTCAGTACGTTCATTTGGAGGCATTAGAGGAGCCGGGCTGGTTTATCAGCGGTGATGGTTTATTCGATGTGGCCTTGGGGATGTGTGCCCATCTCCCGACGGCGTGGCGCGAAGGTCTCTATGAAGGGTATTGTAGTGCTGGCGTGTTGAATGACAGCGAGCGTGAGCGGTTGCAGATGCTCCGTTTACTGGCCTGTGCGTGGAGTGCCTGTGATCGCTATGCTCGTGGGTTGCCGCACGAAGCGGATCTGGAGGAAGCGCAGCGATTGATGCGGGCTATTATCGTGGCAGATGCGAAATATCTATCGGCGCAGTGA
- a CDS encoding MFS transporter, translated as MRPLISRAEVRALVRPTNVTERNVRNVLIDGIGVGIVTGVGVFLPVFLARLGASSLLVGLITSLPALTGALFALPIGRFLERQRNIVAWYSGMRFWVLASYAVFGLLPFVLPLSVVPWTIIVIWALVTIPSTFVNVAFTIVMGEVAGPQRRYALMSMRWSSLGLATAVTVAVIGALLDLIPFPLNYQVVFIGSMAGGLLSFLFSRAITLPERTFVATQRRQESLFVALRQAPPAFMRYALSAFVFRSGVAMVIPLIPLYYVREAGLNDAWIGLISTVGNGVLLVAYAVWSAGAPRLGNHGVLLLSSLGMTLYPFGVALTETPWLLAILAGLATFCVAGNDLVNFDLVLSSIPPERQATYIGLFQTLQNLALFVMPLVATVLADVVGIVPMLVMAGVLRFLGVALFAWLKVGKPASA; from the coding sequence ATGCGACCGCTCATTTCGCGCGCCGAGGTACGCGCGCTTGTCCGCCCAACCAATGTCACCGAGCGCAACGTGCGTAATGTATTAATCGATGGCATTGGAGTTGGGATCGTGACGGGGGTGGGTGTCTTTCTTCCCGTCTTTTTGGCTCGTTTGGGCGCGTCGAGTCTGTTGGTCGGTTTGATTACCTCATTACCGGCGCTTACCGGTGCCTTATTCGCCTTACCGATCGGTCGTTTTCTCGAACGGCAGCGCAATATTGTAGCCTGGTATTCGGGGATGCGCTTTTGGGTGCTGGCCTCGTATGCTGTATTCGGCCTCTTGCCGTTTGTGCTCCCGCTTTCGGTAGTGCCGTGGACGATCATCGTCATTTGGGCGTTGGTAACGATCCCATCAACCTTTGTCAATGTCGCCTTCACCATTGTTATGGGTGAGGTTGCCGGACCACAGCGCCGTTATGCGCTGATGAGCATGCGTTGGTCGAGTCTGGGTTTGGCAACGGCAGTGACGGTAGCGGTGATCGGCGCACTGCTTGATCTGATCCCGTTTCCGCTCAATTATCAGGTGGTCTTTATCGGTTCGATGGCGGGTGGGTTGCTCAGTTTCTTGTTTTCACGGGCGATTACCTTGCCTGAGCGAACGTTCGTAGCAACGCAGCGACGTCAAGAGTCGCTGTTCGTGGCGTTACGCCAGGCTCCGCCGGCATTTATGCGGTATGCGTTGAGCGCCTTCGTGTTTCGCAGCGGTGTGGCCATGGTGATACCCCTGATACCACTGTATTATGTGCGTGAAGCAGGTCTGAACGATGCATGGATTGGTTTGATTAGCACGGTGGGGAATGGAGTCTTGCTGGTGGCGTATGCGGTGTGGTCGGCAGGTGCGCCACGGTTGGGTAATCATGGAGTGTTGTTGCTGAGTAGCCTTGGGATGACGCTGTATCCGTTTGGCGTTGCGCTAACCGAGACGCCGTGGTTGTTGGCTATCCTGGCCGGCTTAGCAACGTTCTGTGTTGCCGGGAATGACCTGGTCAATTTTGATCTAGTACTGAGTTCAATCCCACCCGAACGCCAGGCAACGTATATTGGGTTGTTTCAGACGTTACAGAACCTTGCGTTGTTTGTTATGCCGCTGGTAGCAACGGTATTGGCCGACGTAGTGGGAATTGTACCAATGCTCGTTATGGCCGGTGTGCTGCGATTTTTAGGGGTAGCACTCTTTGCCTGGCTGAAGGTAGGCAAACCTGCCAGTGCATAG
- a CDS encoding flippase activity-associated protein Agl23 — MAVQTLTTETVLDRRLRAGWLRWETALYTLIVIASVLAHLWGLERMALHHDESIHAWSSWRLYSGAGSFSCWNGLDENGNARGGLFHETYCYDPVYHGPSLYFLTALIYFLFGDGDAQARLPMALAGIGLVMSAWWLRPYLGRAGALIAAVLLGFSPSLLYYTRFARHDGLMVLWELWMVIGALRWIDSGQRQWLYLTAVGLALAIATHELYYILLFIFGVFVLMRLLAESRFARYQNIVLPVIIGICVVLMIVNPPLPFGRGLYIGEKAFLVASALTLAWLCQRLWPPEPILIPRLQHLWRSERSVLWTALAVLGGIYLVLFTSFFTYLPGAIDGISAGLIYWLGSQQEYARGDQPWYYYLILLPLYEPLAVLSGIGVVVAMIVAVVRRWRAGRTVPPPVADAATSDMDDVDVAARLNVAKPWPLYPLLVVFWFFTAIIIFSWAGEKMPWLVTHMALPGNLLAAWVISRLSDMIQREQTSARIWLVPLLVILLLVAVGVTFWRLGSGGTTAFLQAIVPLAIVFGLIYALLTLIGQLGIRRTSAAIGLTVAALLAMYTIRATWLVVYDHPDVPVEPLIYTQTAPDVPRYAADIRDLAINLTRGNRSPQDTTGGLTMPIILDGGDRTAEGSLAWPLQWYLRDFKSIVWVNGSELGRVPSVEQLTVTMPDGSRDLAPMVMLYRPYVTDRLRNILRESYVQPYGTAGVFNWWFPEGNKCAPQSPGYKKFYYSTWSAAAAQAACGRDLSGELHGPFDVLLWPLQRENWPALGRYLLFRQLPDPLVPGAREVEVWLRRDLAGGVGQTMTATTTPTLRLAALAEIRLSSGGNGATGIAFDRQGNIYVADTLNHRIEVFAADGTPIRTIGTQGNALDQFYEPRGLAFDAQGNLYVADTWNARIVKYSPDLRPMTSWGGGDLDLGDGRRATITEGDPARNAAAPLGFFGPRGVAVDAAGNVYIADTGNKRIVVTDSNGTFLYQFGGAGSAPGQFNEPTSLAFDAAGNLYVADTWNGRVQVFTRTADGRIDPTPLTTWPVAGWQPNTYDDPMLAVSPDGMVYVAVPARQYILVASTGGEALLQWTGFGRDGVPITSPSGLAVATNGSIWVVDRLGGRAARFALPALAPTQP; from the coding sequence ATGGCCGTACAAACACTGACAACGGAAACTGTGCTCGACCGACGATTACGGGCCGGCTGGCTAAGGTGGGAGACGGCACTCTACACCTTGATCGTGATTGCCAGCGTCCTGGCTCATCTGTGGGGGCTGGAGCGTATGGCTCTGCATCACGATGAGTCCATCCATGCGTGGTCGAGTTGGCGGCTCTATAGTGGGGCGGGGTCGTTTTCGTGCTGGAATGGACTGGACGAGAACGGGAATGCACGGGGCGGCTTGTTTCACGAGACATATTGCTACGATCCGGTTTACCACGGCCCGTCGCTCTACTTTCTCACGGCTCTGATCTACTTTCTGTTTGGTGATGGCGATGCGCAAGCCCGTTTACCGATGGCGCTAGCCGGGATCGGTCTGGTGATGTCGGCGTGGTGGTTACGTCCATACCTTGGCCGTGCAGGAGCGTTGATTGCAGCAGTGTTGCTCGGTTTTTCACCGTCGTTGCTCTACTATACCCGTTTTGCCCGTCACGATGGCTTGATGGTGCTGTGGGAATTGTGGATGGTCATCGGGGCGCTGCGCTGGATCGATAGTGGGCAGCGACAGTGGCTCTATCTGACGGCGGTAGGGTTGGCGTTGGCGATTGCCACCCATGAGCTGTACTATATTTTGCTCTTTATTTTTGGTGTGTTTGTGCTGATGCGATTGTTGGCGGAAAGCCGGTTTGCTCGGTATCAAAACATTGTGCTGCCGGTGATCATCGGTATCTGTGTGGTGTTGATGATTGTCAACCCGCCGCTGCCGTTTGGTAGAGGGTTATACATCGGTGAGAAAGCCTTCTTGGTTGCTTCAGCCCTGACATTAGCATGGCTTTGCCAGCGCTTGTGGCCGCCGGAGCCGATCCTGATACCACGCCTGCAACACCTCTGGCGCAGCGAACGTTCGGTGCTCTGGACGGCGTTGGCGGTATTGGGTGGGATTTATCTGGTTCTATTCACGAGTTTCTTCACCTACCTGCCCGGTGCGATTGATGGTATCAGTGCCGGTTTGATTTACTGGCTGGGTAGTCAGCAAGAGTATGCGCGTGGCGACCAGCCGTGGTACTACTACCTCATCCTATTGCCGCTCTATGAGCCGCTGGCCGTACTAAGCGGGATTGGGGTTGTGGTGGCGATGATCGTGGCAGTTGTGCGACGCTGGCGGGCCGGTCGAACGGTACCACCGCCGGTCGCTGATGCGGCAACGTCGGATATGGACGATGTTGATGTGGCTGCCCGATTGAATGTCGCAAAGCCATGGCCGCTGTATCCCTTGTTGGTCGTATTTTGGTTTTTTACCGCGATCATTATCTTCTCGTGGGCCGGTGAAAAAATGCCGTGGTTGGTAACGCATATGGCGTTGCCGGGCAATCTGTTGGCGGCGTGGGTCATCAGCCGTCTCAGTGACATGATCCAACGCGAGCAGACGTCGGCGCGAATCTGGCTTGTTCCATTACTCGTGATTTTGCTGCTGGTGGCGGTAGGGGTGACCTTTTGGCGGTTGGGAAGTGGTGGTACAACGGCATTCTTGCAGGCAATTGTCCCCTTGGCGATTGTGTTTGGTTTGATCTATGCCCTGTTGACGCTGATCGGTCAGTTGGGGATACGACGGACGAGTGCCGCGATTGGGTTGACGGTTGCAGCACTCTTGGCGATGTATACGATACGGGCTACGTGGCTGGTTGTCTACGATCATCCCGATGTGCCGGTCGAGCCGTTGATCTACACCCAAACCGCGCCCGATGTGCCACGCTACGCTGCCGATATTCGTGATTTGGCGATCAATTTGACCCGTGGCAATCGTAGTCCGCAAGATACCACCGGTGGCTTGACGATGCCGATCATTCTTGATGGTGGTGATCGCACTGCCGAGGGATCGCTGGCGTGGCCGTTGCAGTGGTATCTGCGCGATTTTAAGAGTATCGTGTGGGTGAACGGCAGTGAACTGGGACGGGTGCCGTCGGTTGAGCAATTGACCGTGACGATGCCTGATGGGAGCCGTGATTTGGCGCCGATGGTCATGCTCTACCGCCCGTATGTTACCGACCGGCTGCGCAATATCTTGCGCGAGTCGTATGTGCAGCCCTACGGTACAGCGGGGGTGTTTAACTGGTGGTTCCCTGAAGGCAACAAGTGCGCTCCGCAAAGCCCCGGCTACAAGAAGTTTTACTACAGTACGTGGTCGGCAGCGGCAGCCCAGGCCGCTTGTGGTCGCGATCTGAGCGGTGAGTTGCACGGGCCGTTTGATGTGTTGTTGTGGCCATTGCAACGCGAGAACTGGCCGGCGTTAGGCCGCTATCTTCTCTTCCGTCAGTTGCCTGACCCACTCGTGCCCGGTGCACGTGAGGTGGAGGTCTGGTTGCGACGCGATTTAGCCGGTGGCGTTGGGCAGACAATGACGGCGACTACTACGCCGACGTTGCGGTTGGCTGCGCTAGCCGAGATTCGGCTGTCGAGCGGTGGGAATGGTGCTACCGGGATTGCCTTCGACCGGCAGGGAAATATCTATGTCGCCGATACGCTCAACCATCGGATTGAAGTCTTTGCGGCGGACGGTACGCCGATACGCACGATTGGTACGCAAGGCAATGCGCTCGATCAGTTCTATGAGCCGCGGGGGTTGGCCTTCGATGCGCAAGGGAACCTCTACGTGGCCGATACGTGGAACGCACGGATTGTGAAGTACAGTCCCGATTTGCGGCCAATGACGAGTTGGGGTGGTGGCGATCTCGATCTCGGCGATGGGCGACGAGCGACAATCACCGAAGGTGATCCGGCGCGGAACGCTGCGGCACCGCTTGGTTTCTTTGGACCACGCGGGGTAGCGGTTGATGCCGCCGGTAACGTCTATATTGCCGACACGGGTAATAAGCGGATCGTTGTGACCGATAGTAATGGGACGTTCCTGTACCAATTTGGTGGTGCAGGCAGTGCGCCCGGCCAGTTCAATGAGCCGACCAGCCTGGCGTTTGATGCTGCCGGTAACCTGTATGTGGCCGATACGTGGAATGGGCGGGTCCAAGTGTTTACCCGTACCGCCGATGGTCGGATCGATCCGACTCCGCTGACAACGTGGCCGGTAGCGGGTTGGCAGCCCAATACCTATGACGATCCGATGTTGGCGGTTAGTCCTGATGGTATGGTTTACGTAGCAGTACCGGCGCGCCAGTATATCCTTGTGGCGAGCACCGGTGGCGAGGCGCTGTTGCAATGGACCGGCTTTGGCAGGGATGGCGTCCCGATCACGAGTCCGAGTGGGTTGGCAGTTGCGACTAATGGAAGTATTTGGGTGGTGGACCGACTAGGTGGACGAGCAGCGCGCTTCGCGTTACCGGCACTGGCACCGACGCAACCATGA
- a CDS encoding Coenzyme F420 hydrogenase/dehydrogenase, beta subunit C-terminal domain — MNSALPSKAPHRLQPPRPLSEIALLSREERLAGRPKLCSDCGICTGDLRPLMAQSCVFVNNRAEEIERRLHGRNRHDGDELLFGIYRELHVFRMKPPVPGAQWSGAVTSLGALLLERGLVEGVITTGAVPGTRYAPLPILARTPDEVRATRGNKPCLAPTLDVLTQVRQAGLRRIAYIGTGCQVHALRAIEDQLGLERLYVIGIPCTDNTTYPDLQRFLQVVSRSPDTVVHHEFMQDFRIWLKHEDGSVEKVNFVDLDVARLGGEIGVFPPACLSCFDYQNGLSDLTIGYMGAPLPPDERWQWTLVRTERGVELFNLLRPYIEERAPISGGDRTRGMPAYIQMLRKPRRRPPWPIRQLVAFIQRRSGPKGLEFARSVIEMKLLRNLQFVRERHGRLERRIVPGYVYRALARYADVYRREFGCELQPPAR, encoded by the coding sequence ATGAATTCTGCTCTTCCGTCTAAGGCACCGCACCGTCTACAACCACCGCGCCCGCTCAGTGAAATCGCACTCCTGTCGCGTGAAGAGCGGTTGGCCGGTCGTCCGAAGTTGTGTAGCGATTGCGGAATCTGCACCGGCGATCTGCGTCCTTTGATGGCACAGAGCTGTGTCTTCGTCAATAACCGCGCTGAGGAGATCGAGCGTCGTTTACACGGACGCAATCGGCACGATGGTGATGAGCTGCTGTTTGGTATTTACCGTGAATTACACGTGTTTCGTATGAAGCCACCGGTCCCCGGTGCGCAATGGAGCGGTGCGGTGACCAGTCTTGGAGCATTGCTCCTCGAACGCGGTTTGGTGGAAGGAGTGATTACCACCGGTGCAGTGCCCGGTACTCGCTACGCACCGTTACCCATCCTTGCCCGCACCCCCGATGAGGTGCGAGCTACCCGTGGCAATAAACCGTGTCTCGCCCCTACCCTCGATGTGCTCACCCAGGTACGGCAGGCCGGTCTCCGCCGCATCGCTTACATCGGTACCGGTTGTCAAGTCCATGCGCTGCGTGCGATTGAGGATCAGCTCGGTCTCGAACGTCTCTACGTCATCGGGATTCCCTGCACCGACAATACGACCTATCCCGATTTACAACGCTTTTTGCAAGTCGTCTCACGCTCGCCGGATACGGTCGTCCATCACGAGTTCATGCAGGATTTTCGCATCTGGCTGAAACACGAAGATGGCTCGGTCGAGAAGGTCAATTTTGTCGATCTTGATGTAGCCAGGCTCGGTGGTGAGATAGGCGTCTTTCCACCCGCTTGTCTGAGCTGTTTTGATTACCAAAACGGTCTCTCCGACTTGACCATCGGCTATATGGGCGCACCACTTCCACCGGATGAACGCTGGCAATGGACGCTCGTCCGCACCGAGCGCGGGGTTGAGCTGTTCAACCTGTTGCGTCCTTATATCGAAGAGCGCGCGCCGATCAGTGGTGGTGACCGCACACGCGGGATGCCGGCCTATATCCAGATGTTGCGCAAACCACGCCGCCGTCCGCCATGGCCGATCCGCCAATTGGTCGCGTTTATCCAGCGGCGGAGTGGGCCGAAGGGATTGGAGTTTGCCCGCTCGGTGATCGAGATGAAGTTGCTGCGTAATCTGCAATTTGTCCGCGAACGGCACGGTCGACTCGAACGTCGGATCGTCCCCGGTTATGTCTATCGCGCTCTCGCTCGCTATGCCGATGTCTATCGGCGTGAGTTTGGGTGTGAATTGCAGCCACCGGCGCGTTAA